In Cryptococcus gattii WM276 chromosome A, complete sequence, one genomic interval encodes:
- a CDS encoding Hypothetical Protein (Similar to TIGR gene model, INSD accession AAW41045.1), protein MTTDISNINGISGPAVYNNEVAESSKMGAEIDPVFHAVNLARGIFNVGYLNQEWSDIQLTFFASRLKSHRLILARSPYLAHLMSATTPGTTIHLSFADSNVTEESVHIALQHLYKPSLNLVYSQNARAVLATAFLFGGMPELIHHAYLVIRDSLDAKNVVDLVYWLEVSSDPSTVYDGQTSLQNHREDSVKAWLSDPYPRYGEWTIRLRHDAVNYLLHTLPEQVIQENKFNVTDDPLSITYAHLPYELFKALVESPELPIASHQDRFTFVKKVLVRRKKIAPSGGPQMEENVVLAFRGGEGMEVHVTRRPKKGRTFFKVEG, encoded by the exons ATGACAACAGACATTTCCAACATCAACGGCATCTCTGGCCCAGCTGTATATAATAATGAGGTCGCCGAGAGTTCTAAAATGGGTGCCGA GATCGACCCTGTTTTCCACGCTGTAAATCTGGCCCGTGGGATATTCAATGTCGGATATCTTAACCAAGAATGGTCAGATATCCAGCTGACTTTCTTCGCGAGTCGGTTGAAGTCTCATCGAC TGATTCTGGCTCGAAGTCCTTATCTTGCCCATCTGATGTCCGCGACTACTCCCGGGACGACCATACATCTCTCTTTCGCTGATAGCAATGTGACCGAGGAATCAGTCCATATTGCTCTGCAGCATCTATATA AACCTTCTTTGAACCTGGTATATTCCCAAAACGCTCGAGCAGTCCTTGCTACTGCCTTTCTTTTTGGAGGCATGCCAGAGCTTATCCACCACGCCTACCTCGTGATTCGTGATTCGCTGGACGCCAAAAACGTCGTTGATCTCGTGTACTGGCTTGAAGTATCCTCGGATCCTTCTACAGTCTATGACGGACAGACATCTTTGCAGAACCACAGAGAAGACAGTGTCAAGGCTTGGTTGAGCGATCCTTATCCGAGGTATGGGGAGTGGACTATCAGATTGCGACACGACGC GGTAAACTATCTTCTCCACACCCTACCCGAACAGGTGATTCAAGAAAATAAATTTAATGTCACGGACGACCCTCTTTCAATTACTTATGCCCACCTTCCTTACGAGCTTTTCAAAGCACTTGTTGAATCACCTGAACTCCCCATTGCGTCGCATCAAGATCGATTTACTTTTGTCAAAAAAGTTCTTGTGCGGAGGAAAAAAATTGCTCCCAGTGGCGGGCCCCAAATGGAAGAGAACGTTGTTTTGGCGTTCAGAGGCGGTGAGGGTATGGAAGTGCACGTCACTAGAAGACCGAAGAAGGGCCGGACATTTTTCAAGGTTGAAGGATGA
- a CDS encoding uncharacterized protein (Similar to SGTC gene model, INSD accession EAL23184.1) yields the protein MPNISIETIIGVILLFIVILGSQLWPSSMTGNPPATFPSASTTHGELNKKSKKKPKKKLKPQKYTAEGDHNNSPMVSATVTADGASLPDSVKEQADCRPAEDKKDEILTGRLFHDDREKEISGSTFIEGERERSSSDDQVIKTAACLPELSEDKAEMASAQPHVVTAAVTASATRNDPSPSSSKTNVQKYEDGRLSNDRYLKPLKDQTTGEDDKMWNIVASKKKRPSSPNITSPFKSDLQATSLPLPIATKGQKKNAKKSEAKKAQRHADEIDRLQRLAKHKKDLERERINELYSGKEKRLGGKATVTSNGKLVWD from the exons ATGCCCAATATATCTATAGAAACTATTATCGGAGTGATCCTGCTTTTCATAGTTATATTAGGGTCTCAATTATGGCCCAGCTCAATGACTGGCAACCCTCCCGCCACTTTCCCATCTGCATCCACCACACACGGCGAACTGAACAAGAAGTCAAAAAAAAAGcccaagaagaagctcaaACCTCAGAAATACACAGCAGAAGGAGATCACAACAATAGTCCGATGGTCAGTGCAACCGTTACTGCCGATGGTGCCAGCCTGCCAGATTCAGTCAAAGAGCAAGCCGACTGTAGGCCTGCAGAAGATAAGAAGGATGAAATACTTACAGGAAGGCTTTTCCATGATGATCGCGAGAAAGAAATTAGCGG TTCCACGTTCATTGAAGGAGAGCGAGAGCGATCGTCATCTGATGATCAAGTAATAAAGACTGCGGCCTGCCTGCCCGAGCTATCAGAGGATAAGGCTGAAATGGCCAGTGCTCAACCTCATGTTGTAACTGCCGCTGTGACAGCATCAGCGACGCGTAATGATCCGTCCCCCTCCTCATCGAAAACAAATGTCCAGAAATACGAAGACGGTCGCTTGTCGAACGATAGATACCTCAAACCTCTCAAAGATCAGACGACAGGCGAGGACGATAAGATGTGGAACATAGTAGCATCCAAAAAGAAAA GACCATCATCGCCAAATATCACATCGCCTTTCAAATCTGATTTACAGGCAACTTCTTTACCTCTTCCAATCGCCACCAAGGGTCAAAAGAAAAATGCAAAAAAATCAGAGGCAAAAAAAGCTCAGCGGCACGCCGATGAAATTGATCGTTTGCAAAGATTGGCCAAACATAAGAAAGATCTCGAACG AGAACGTATCAACGAGCTGTACTCCGGCAAAGAGAAGCGTTTGGGGGGGAAAGCAACGGTGACCTCCAACGGAAAGCTTGTTTGGGATTAA
- a CDS encoding vacuolar ATP synthase subunit e, putative (Similar to TIGR gene model, INSD accession AAW41041.1), translated as MSRSGALDDNEIQSEMNKMVAFISQEAREKAREIQVKADEEFAIEKAKIVRQESLAIDAQFEKKRKQAEVSWKISQSTAINHSRLKILQSRSDHLETLFDEANKQVMELSAGDRYKDALVNLILEVLLKLLSADVTLSHRPKDAKLVEKSSQEAQKRYKDIAGRESNISFDPSLPDDSPGGIIGTAMGGKIKVDNTLEERLKILEEKMLPELRHDLFGPNENRKFYTR; from the exons ATGTCTCGTTCCGGAGCCCTTGACGACAATGAAATTCAGTCAGAGATGAACAAGATG GTGGCATTCATCTCTCAAGAAGCGAGGGAGAAAGCTAGAGAGATCCAGGTAAAGGCGGACGAAGAGTTTGCTATTGAAAAG GCAAAGATTGTCAGACAGGAATCCCTTGCTATTGATGCCCAGTTCGAGAAGAAACGAAAGCAAGCGGAGGTCAGCTGGAAGAT TTCTCAATCGACGGCCATCAATCACTCCCGCTTGAAAATCCTGCAATCACGCAGTGACCATCTTGAGACCTTATTCGATGAGGCTAATAAGCAGGTCATGGAATTGAGTGCGGGAGACAGGTATAAGGACGCTCTGGTGAACCTGATCCTCGAG GTGCTCTTAAAGCTTCTCTCTGCTGACGTTACCCTGTCGCATCGTCCAAAGGACGCGAAGCTCGTGGAGAAGAGCTCCCAAGAAGCTCAAAAACGGTATAAGGATATTGCAGGCCGAGAGTCGAATATATCTTTTGATCCAAGTCTCCCCGATGACAGTCCCGGTGGTATCATTGGGACAGCGATGGGAGGCAAAATCAAAGTGGATAATACTTTGGAAGAAAGATTAAAGATTTTGGAAGAGAAG ATGCTGCCTGAGTTGAGACACGATCTGTTTGGTCCCAACGAGAATCGAAAATTCTACACT AGGTAG
- a CDS encoding histone acetyltransferase catalytic subunit HAT1 (Similar to TIGR gene model, INSD accession AAW41043.1): protein MAETLEEWISDSNVALNLQMVRTPEDTSLLQYEEQRNADVFSPAFTYPIFGDNEKIFGYKGLNIKFHFASGSLRQYLDISYDTKLASSTTPPDEIEGALYKFIPPDYTKSEVEFQKRVSDDAEAFKPLGEKIGSYVCPSAGRKGKGQGDTGTAAGKSLEDNEDVVVYEMYKATWSTPGFREYHRRMQIFVLLFIEGGSYVHEDEDAWEFIVLYERRKRPDSGIFTYHLVGYVSVYPFWCYPDRVRLRLSQFVILPPYQHQGHGSKLYTTLFQHMLDRTEVAELTVEDPAEAFEDLRDRNDLRFLVKEGIEKDPMLYVDIGKGKRGSRIEWEQAIRRKYKIAQRQFDRLLEMLLFRQLDKRNPDSVKAYRLHVKARLYRFNYEMLSQMTVDERKDALAKTYESVVEDYERILRMTFG from the exons ATGGCCGAAACACTCGAGGAATGGATTAGCGACTCTAATGTGGCTTTGAACTTGCAGATGG TTCGCACCCCTGAGGATACCAGTCTCCTTCAGTACGAGGAACAGCGGAACGCTGATGTATTCAGCCCTGCATTCACATACCCAATTTTTGGCGATAATGAGAAGATATTCGGCTACAAGGGATTAAATATCAAA TTTCACTTTGCCTCAGGAAGCCTTCGACAGTACCTTGATATAAGCTATGATACTAAACTAGCATCAAGCACAACGCCCCCCGATGAGATTGAAGGGGCTCTTTATAAATTCATCCCGCCAGACTATACCAAATCAGAGGTTGAATTCCAAAAGAGAGTTTCTGATGACGCGGAGGCATTCAAGCCTCTAGGCGAGAAAATCGGATCGTATGTTTGTCCCTCAGCCGGAAGAAAGGGCAAAGGCCAAGGAGACACGGGAACGGCGGCCGGGAAAAGTCTCGAGGATAATGAAGATGTAGTGGTGTACGAAATGTACAAG GCGACATGGAGTACCCCTGGATTCCGAGAATATCACCGCAGAATGCAGATCTTCGTCCTTCTTTTCATTGAAGGCGGAAGCTACGTACAT GAAGACGAGGACGCCTGGGAATTCATTGTCCTTTACGAACGCCGCAAAAGACCGGATTCTGGCATCTTCACCTATCATCTCGTTGGCTACGTTTCTGTCTACCCATTTTGGTGTTATCCGGACCGCGTAAGGTTACGTCTGAGCCAGTTTGTCATTTTGCCCCCTTATCAACATCAGGGTCACGGCT CCAAGTTGTACACCACACTCTTTCAACATATGCTCGATCGGACTGAAGTTGCCGAACTTACTGTAGAAGATCCTGCTGAGGCCTTTGAGGATCTGAGAGATAGAAATGACCTAAGGTTTCTAGTGAAAGAGGGGATTGAAAAAGATCCAATGCTATATGTTGATATCGGGAAGGGTAAACGCGGGTCAAGGATAGAATGGGAGCAAGCTATCCGTAGGAAGTACAAGATAGCACAGAGGCAGTTCGACAGGTTGCTGGAAATGCTGTTATTTCGACAGCTAGACAAGAGAAACCCTGACAGCGTCAAAGCGTACAGATTACATGTCAAAGCTAGACTTTATCGATTTAATTAT GAGATGCTATCGCAGATGACCGTTGATGAGAGAAAGGACGCGTTGGCTAAGACTTATGAGTCCGTTGTGGAGGATTATGAACGCATCCTGAGGATGACCTTCGGCTGA